ACCGTGTCTCCTCTGAAAACAGTCCAGTCCTCCGGTGCTATCGGCTCCACAAAcaccttcttcctcctcttccctggGGGATTCAGCCTCTTGGCAGCCACAGTCCACGGTCTGTTGGTGCCGTACCGGTAATCTTTAGGTACAACTACCCTGGCTGCCATCGACAGGAGGGCGGTCAGCCTCATGGTGCTGCTTGGACCAAATCAACCAAGGTTAGCTAAAAGGTTCCCTTGACAACACTAGGAGCTTAGCACAATTCAGGCTAGGCTAACCGGTTATTAGCTACTATTAGCAATGTAACATTCGGCGCTATCTTTATAACAACAGTAAATCATAAAACGTATTGTCACTCTTGTTTTAAATCGCGAAACAGAGTAATGGTAATGCTTAAAACCACAAGAAATGCAAAAATACCTTTCCTACTGTCTCCTGATGCCAATGTCACATGTAGACGCACTAGCACCACAGTTCACACGCAGCGCCACCAGCTGGTCTGGAGGTCACACACGGCTCAGCGCATGCGTGCTGAGCAATGTGCGCTACTGGACATGTTTTCAAGCACAGACAAAATGACCTTCACTGCATTcatctacaaaaaaataaataaataaaatgagcttTTCCCTGAAGTCAGGATGTATTCATGAAGCGCTGAAATGGACTTTAGTAACATTTaattcaaattaaatggttaattcTGCCAATTACCTTAAATTATCCAAAAAGGCATATTTACTAcagtcaaaaataatattatatatatagcagaaccagaaccacagagtaaTCTCCCTTAATTAGTTTGTTCTACCTATGAAAAGACATATATTTGTCAGCACTATATATACATTTCAAGGCTGCTTATTCATAGTAAAAGCATAAAGTCTTAAAACCCAATGACACACATTACACTTCTGGAGTAAAAATAGCTTACATTACACTGTCTGcactgaatgaattaatgaatggcatatgattttttaataatacactattttttcctgtttaatttgttatgttttcatATTTCTATGCTTTTTCATATGCTATTATGTCCTATTGTATATAGTATTTTTATTGTGTGCGCTGACTTGGTGACAGAAGATGGAGATCTAAACTGTAAAGAATAATGTTTACATATATAACTGGACATCGATTTTCTCTTGTAGCTaactaaaaaatatattttcaacaCTAAAACACTTAAGATTTACTCATTTGCACTTTTATCTGTGCCTTTTCAGCGATGTCTTCTATTATTCTGCTGTGTATTTTATCTACTAAATATACCAAAACTATCCATAATCTCTTGGTTGGTTGACTTGAAATAGGCCATTATTTCAGGTTTGGTGCACCCTTGGAGGCAGATCCAGAAAAAGTGGTTATTACAAGCCATAACGTTGCTCTGTCGTGACAAGCTGGAGATATTTAAAGCACCCATACCACAAGATGAGAAGCTACAACTTCTGAAAAACTGCAAGTGAAGATCTGCACACTGTAGCTGTGACTAAACTTGGGAGGTACATGAGTGTAGCTGCCAGAGGGTGCATTTAAAAATCAATACTTCAGGCCACAATCAGGGGTTTTATTGAGCTGTAGTTAAAACTCATTCATCCTGAGGTGATTTAATTTTTGATGGATTAAAGCAACAAACCAGGTTAAACCAACTCACAGCCCATATTTCACACCTCCTGCATGATTAGAAGACAATGAGGAATAAGTTAGGATGCAGAAAATTGTTTCAAAGTATTTAAGGAACTTGTATTCAACCAAACCCCAGGACAAATTCAAAACTGTCAGGACACATTACATAAGAGCAAAAGTAGTTCAGCTTTCAGAGTCAAACACCCCAAACTGTGCCGCAAGGCGCTCTGGGAAGCAAATTATTTgtgacaggcacacacacacataaaaggtGCAACTGTTAGTCTCATACATTAGTAATGGAGGGAAAAATGAGATGTGAAGATGATTAATGAGGTTTGTGAGGTTGAAAAGTAAGAGTAAGCTTACTCCTACTTGAAACCCAATTACTGAGCAAGAGATTCAACATAGTACCTGCAGTTATGGAGGTACAGCTCaagagagttaaaaaaaaaaaaaaatacaggaagatAAAGTACTATGATGTGCCGCTGGATAAGCAAAATACAATCTCAACACTTTTATAAGAGCTTTGAAAAGAATGAAAATTAGTATGAGCTCTCATGGGTCTTGAAACTAAAACTTGATCTAATATGTTGGTATATTGTTTAATCTGATTAATGTGGAGGATTAATGTTTAATTCACTTTATAGTTAAATTGTGTTCTAGTTGTGTAATGACAtgcattttacagcaaaaaaataaaGTTCTCCTACAcaggtttttttcattttaaacttTGCTTtaattgtggcttattttgtaagGTATTAcacaaatatgacaaaaacaagctttttttgtAATCAACAAGTTTATTAAATGGACTGGCAACTACAATAGTAAACTAAGCAGCAGATTAAGATGAATGGCAGCTTCCAAAAGTAAaagaaaactaaaccaaaaactaCACTTAAAAACCAAATCTTTACTTTGGGGTTACTTTCTGACTAGAGTGGGGCACTGCGACCATATTATGTTTTGACATCAGCAGGGTGGGTGTGGAAGTGGTGCATAAGCCATATCaaacatcaaaaaaacaaaaaaaaacctcacacttGTTAGAACCGAGCTTTCCCTTTAGGAGCATCATTTGATTAACTGTGGGCTCAAATTGCCAAATACAGGAAAGAACACTGAAGCAATGGCTTTGACATACAAGTAATGGTGTAACGTGTACAGGCCGAGTATTTCTACCACCTGAACCTTAGGGTTTGAGTTTGCACCAAAAATACACTGGAAAAGAACACCACCAGACATTAAACAACATGTCTTAACAAACTGTCACAGTGAACAAAATAGACAATTGAAGAAAACAGACTCATATTCCAGTTAAAGAGGGTTTTAAATCACAAGATTAAAACTTTTACTGGCTGTTCCCTTCTTACAATTTGAAAACTTCTTCTGTAAttagtatctttaagaaaaaaaaaaaaaatcggtgtcCATATTAACTCTGTGATCAACATATTCGAGCTGAGAATGAAGCATATTTGGTACAACCAGTTATTGAGTGCAAGCAAGGGTTCACAATTATATCTCCAGTATCAAGCAAAGGCGGCACTGATCTGAGCTAAATGACAAATGTGACAGAATTAATTTGTGTTGGGTTGATGGATTTGGAGTTTGCCAGATAATTTCACCAGAAACAGTGGGGAGGGTTATATGTCCCCCAAAATATAATTTCTCCACCTTGTCTGACAATGTTTCAAGGCTGAGCTCTGACGACAACATTCAGGAATGTCTTTCTCTTCTCAGTAATGCACACAATAACCAGCAAAACACACTGAACCTGGTAAAGTCTTTAAACAGTTCTTCTCGAATGGGCTTTACATATTCAATATGTCCAATATCCAAGAAGACCCCATAAGGGATTCAGTGACTTTAATCACTTAAATTTGGTCACCTGCAATAAAGCACATACTACACCAAAGCAACAAAACCTGTGTTGCATAAAAACATCATACAATGAACAAGACAAATGAttattcaggcaaaaaaaaacaaaaaacaaacaaactctcaAAGTGCAACTTATCATGTATCCAATGACTGAATATATAATCTAAGACCAGGCTGAGAAGCTAAGTGAAATGAATGGAagtaaaacatttattttatgaGCTAAAGCTTCGAGCGCgggtgaaaatctgttttttttttttctgtacaataTCAACATTTTAAAACCATTAACTGGGACtgaaataaatgtacttttttgtgATTTAAATGTACTCTTTTCTCAAAAATCCATCACATCTAGGTTTTATTTGTAATATATTCAGTGTTTATTCCCTctaaactgaaaaatgtttgaCACCTAGCATTAAGTCTTTGTAATTTATGTAATTGCACttagaaacaaaaatatatacacacCAAAATCCCATTTATAAATGAGCCTTAAAGTGCTCAGCTCAATTGTTTTCAAATTAGCAAACTTTTGTTTCTGGGATATATGATATCCCAAAGTGGCAAatgatgatttgtttgtttctcaatacaaacatgttttttctttaaattctcCTATTAATTAAAACAGCTGATGTCTGGCATCCTGAAGGAAACCATTTTGATGCTTAAATTCCAGAGAAGCatcaaaatgttcctgttttctTCTGTCACCTGCTGTTAAGCGCTGTCTGTCACAGGCTGCGGGGAGAACAACAAAGACTCATTAGAACAATTAGAGCAGACAATATATAGACACTGTACATAGAAAATAAACTAGTACCAAATGTGTGACCTTATCTGCCGTTTGGTGGCCTCCTGCAGCAGCGTTTTCCTGGGCCTCTGGTTTTGACTCGCTCTGTGAAGACGGAGCAGTTGCCTTGGGCCCGGCCACATCGTTGAGCTTGGCCTCCGTGTTAGACTTGTCTACTTTCGAATCACCATCTGCCTCCGTGTCCTTCAGCCTCTTAGGAGATGCCTAAAAAGCATttcaacaggtgtcaaacacatgaAACACCGCTGTGCGAGCGCTACCATCACTCGGCACTTCATCAGGCCCAGATCTCACCTCTGTGGAGTCGCCTGCTTTTCGCTTGGTTCCTCCCCTCTCGTTCTTCTCGTCAATGACAAGGGTCCCTTCATCCTCATCGCTGCTGCCCTCGGCCTCGGGTTTCTCTGAACCACCTGTGTCACCTGCACCTTCTGAGTTGTCCTTCTTTGTTGACTAATGCAGAAATGTCAAAGAAAGACAAGGAAAACAGGTACTGGAGTTAGAATGACAGAGAAGACCAAATCATCAAAACTTGATTTTAAATGACGTTTTTTGTTTGTAAGATgtacaagcagaaaaaaaaaaacaaaaaaaaaccacaaagccAAGAGTTttggttcttaaaaaaaaaaaaagagctacatGGTCAAATGCAGGTACAGCACTCCTTCAGTAtggctggttgtcatagcaaccaATGTAAACTATTATGGTATTCATGATAGCTTTAGCTATGAGCAATGCAACACTGGTCGGGGAAAAAACTTAAAACTGcaggttagaatttttttttttttttttttaagtcattttaagAATTTTTCCAGGTGAGATTACAGTGGTTTACAGACAAACCTGTGGTCAGTTTATTTAACCACACAAAGTCAACTGGAAAGTTCACTCCAACGTTTTCATAGATTTCCTGCTCAGTTGGCTTAGCCTCCTGTGTCATGACATGATAACACACACATGTATTGACACAGCAATGACTCTGGGTTGACCAGTCTGTGAGCAGCATGATTTTTTGCATCACTTTGTCTCAcatggattcttttttttttttttaaaaccacatttgccacaaaagtaaaattaatccTGTCTGTGGTCTTTGGTAAAATCTAATCTGTTGCATCATGAGTGAACTTAAAACTTGAGACATGTTTTCTGCTTTTGCTCAGAAGATTACTAAAACTGTTTCTTAACAAAAACCAGGCAGCAGCAAAATGGCACTAGTAAAAGTCCAGTGAAACAAACGGACATTTAGACACAGCACACACCCAACCACTatctcagacacacacacctcataGCCTTCATGCGTAACGGTAGGGTTGTTCTCAATCTCCCAGAGTCCCTCAGCAAAGCCTTTCCTCTTGTTCGGTTTTCCAAACTTCTCCTTGCATTCATCGTATGGGAACAGATCCTTGGCTCCCAGGAAAGCCCTATAGGACAAAAGTGATTTCACTTCATATGTTTACCCTTAGACTCCAACATCACACATTTAGTCTAATGTCCAACTGGTTTTCTAGTTGTCTGTACCCATTTCGAATTTTTAGATTACTGACTCGTGTTATACATTAATatgatcaaaataaaataattggtccaCTGTTTTCTTTACTAGAAATTCATTAAAGTTATTGTTTGGTAGAGCAAGACTTATTTGAAGATGTAAATGAAAATAACTTGAAATATTGTCATCAGAAAAGCAACGGTCAGCAAAACTTTATAAGTTACAATGAATTTTAATAGATAATTTTAAGACAATCagaattttttataatttttatagTTTTTCCAGCTTCAAATAACTCATGTACAACAAGTACAGATTGAGATGAATTTGACATTGCACAGTGTTCAATAAAGTTGCTGCAAATCATTTTGTGAGGGCTGATAACTGCCTAACGTATATCTGAGCAAATATGTGCACATTAgtaatatttatttcagttttatcaaTGCTATCAGCATCGTTAAGAGTTTTGCTGTGAATCAGATGAAGACATTAATAGTTTACTCACGTCTCATGTGTTCCAAAGAAGAACACTTGGTACTTGTTTGAGGGCGATTTCACTGCTCCTTCAGGTAACTCATCAATCTgtgaagcaaaaaacaaaacttctttAGAAaggatgctaaaaaaaaaaaccaaatatttaGGTGATTATAGTTGTAAGCAAAAACaggttattaaaacagaacaagaATAGCATGCGTAATAATCTAATTCATCTCCTACTAAACCCAGTGAGAGCAGGGGCCACTAAGTATTATTCATTCATAAAAAGCATGACAGTAATGGATAAGAGGTAAAAGGAAGCAGTATGATGGCCATGTTTTGGCTCCACCAGACCTCCTGTCAGATAAAGCCACTGTTCAGGATAGGTGGGGCAGGGCCTGCTGACCGGGAAACACAGCAAACGGCTTCATATCGAAACTCATAAGTTGAACATTCAGTGTTAACAGACAAATTTATGTGATGCACTTTTTACTGGGATGCAAAAAGTTAGGTGTTCATGAGGTGCTGCCACAtggaaaactgaaacaaaaaatacaaacactggAACCTGGAGTTTCTTTTAGAGCATATTCCacatttattttgctcattttcatgcACTTTCCTTTTTTAGTGACTCTATTTATGCCAATAATCCTGAAACTCTGTCAGAGGCTGCTTTTTAGAGGGAAACACTGACAGGTTTGACTAATACATTGGCATGTCTTGTCTTCCATGCAGTTGCATTATTAGGAAACACTGACAGCAACTGTGTTTGTGGACGGGGGTAGACATTACGTTATGGACTGTTTTACTGATTTAGCTCTTTAAATAAGCCtaggcaaaataaaaaaaatttaaaaaaaaaaaaactaatattaaTAAATGAAGATAATTATTGTCACATAGAAGCATTATTATGCTTGTTGCAACAGGTGTAGGCAGGTCGTTCTGTTTTTATAGCACGAATATCAAACACAGCTACTTGAAAGTTAAATGCAACAGTtaatgagagacaaaaaaaaacttaaaacttaTGTCGCTCGTAGATTAGTTACCAACGTGCtttggtgtgtgtttgtcctcACATAGTCGTATCCAAACGGATGCTTAAGTCTCGGTCCTGGATGAGTGGTGTGACCGTTAATGGATGTTGGGTAATGTAATAGCGCCTTTTAATTCATAAAGTTAATATTAGCTTAACCTAGCAGGGCCCCCGGGAGGCGAATGCTAGGTGTTAAAGCTGGAAGTAAATTAAATGGAGCATAAGTGACTGTTCCCAGCTGCCAAATACATTCTCAGTTAGTTAAAGCAAAGTGAGGTAGGTGTCTGTGGAGGGGATGAATCACACGAAAGACATTCGATGCTACCTGGCTAACGGCTGCGGGCTAACCTAGCTAGCTGGGCAACGTGAGCTAGCACCGCCGGGCTAAGCTAACTCATGCTAGCTAACTACAGTTAGGCCTCGCAAGTGATAAACAAGTGATAGACGCATTCAGCAACACGGACTGGAAATAGCACTCAAGTTTAGGCGTCTAACTGTTTCTTTCACGACAGGTACTTACCCTCGCAGGCCAGTGTGGATACCCCTTCATCTTAGCAAACACCAGATCTCCGGGTTTGTACTCCCTTTGCCTGTTGGACCTCGGCATTTTCCTGCAAAAACGCGGTTTGCTCTAACAGATGTGTGATAGAAAGACTATGGATGTGTGTCGGATCCGGAGAGGTCAACacctgcacaaacaaacaaacacacacagcgtcCGTTTGTCAAATGAACCAGGCGCGGAAAAAGTGCCCAAGAAGACGCGTTGTGCGACTTTTTAGCGGAGTCTGGGGACGAAAACCGCAGCGAGGAGGGAATCTATAGTTATGTTTGATGCTGAGGAAACGGTACTATTTCTAGAATTACAAGCGGCGGTGTGTTAGTTTAATAATACCGACAATCCGCGGGCTCTTCCCTCGGAACTGTTTGGGTTTGAAATTGAAACCCGCTTTCCTCTGTGCAGACGCGCCCCCGGTACCTGACAAGACGCACAGTTCAGTTAGCGCCCCTGTTGACAGAAGaacatac
This DNA window, taken from Sphaeramia orbicularis chromosome 11, fSphaOr1.1, whole genome shotgun sequence, encodes the following:
- the LOC115428881 gene encoding hepatoma-derived growth factor isoform X2 produces the protein MPRSNRQREYKPGDLVFAKMKGYPHWPARIDELPEGAVKSPSNKYQVFFFGTHETAFLGAKDLFPYDECKEKFGKPNKRKGFAEGLWEIENNPTVTHEGYESTKKDNSEGAGDTGGSEKPEAEGSSDEDEGTLVIDEKNERGGTKRKAGDSTEVSPKRLKDTEADGDSKVDKSNTEAKLNDVAGPKATAPSSQSESKPEAQENAAAGGHQTADKPVTDSA
- the LOC115428881 gene encoding hepatoma-derived growth factor isoform X1; amino-acid sequence: MPRSNRQREYKPGDLVFAKMKGYPHWPARIDELPEGAVKSPSNKYQVFFFGTHETAFLGAKDLFPYDECKEKFGKPNKRKGFAEGLWEIENNPTVTHEGYESTKKDNSEGAGDTGGSEKPEAEGSSDEDEGTLVIDEKNERGGTKRKAGDSTEASPKRLKDTEADGDSKVDKSNTEAKLNDVAGPKATAPSSQSESKPEAQENAAAGGHQTADKPVTDSA